CTATTCTGCTCTTCAAATCCTGGcatgggactatgttttgggGAAGAGCACTGGTTAAATTCTCAGGTTATGAGAAACATCATTCAAGGTGCTATGAAATTCCTGTTCCATGAACCAGCAGCACATCTGGTTCCTTGCTAAACAGCCTCCAGCTACAGAGGAGACCAGTTCGATTGACAGTAAGGAGAAGGTCTGAACCAGGGCTTCTTTGCCAGCTGAAGCTATGAAATATCTTTGGTAATTAAGAAAAGCCAACAGTTGTCAGTACATTTTAACTAGTATCAGTGAACATCATAGGGGACAACATATCAACAAGAGTTTAAAGCTTAGTAAGTTATTTTGCCAGTGCACACAGAAACTCCTCAAGGACACTTGCAGACAGAAACTTGACTCCTTTGCACACGGTCTAATCTAGAAGATCTGGTGATGATTCCCATTCACATGTGTTcctcagcagaagcagaggaacTGCTAAGAACTGACAGTCTTACCTGTTCTGTGATGGCTTTGTTTGCAACAAATCGTCCTTTCAACATGTACTGCAGGTTTGCTCTCAAGTGATTCACGGCCTTCTTCTTATGATACTCCTCTAGGCCAAAGCAGAGTAGGACAAAACACATCAGCTGCTCATCCAGGCAGCACGCAAGATGAGACATGGGAGAATCAGCAAGGGCCCGGGAGAAAGAGACACCGCTACAGCTCCGGGATAGGGGTGTGTCCACAGATCAGGCTGTGGTTAAGTGGGGGACACCAGAAGGGCATCCAGGAGGATGGGAAGGGATGGATACAAGCGACCGGGAGGGTGGCTGCGGGACACCACAAGGGGACCTGGTACGAGGGCTGTGGAGGGCGGcaaagctgcttctccctccccccggCGGCGGGCCGGGACTCACCTATCGCCGACTTCACGACTCTGCCCTTGACCGTGGCCTTATTCCTGCCGGGCTCCGGCGCTCTCTTCCTCCGCCGCGCAGCGCCCGCCGCCCTGGGGCCGTCCCGCCCTCGCTGGAGTCCCGGCGGGGCCTTTCCCCGGCCTGCAGCGGGAAGAAGGACGGAGTTACTCAAGCCGCACGCCGAGAATCACCCTCTCCCCGCCCCCACAGCCCCCGGTCCCCGTGGGCTCACCCGGcgcctccagcagctccaggccCCGCCGCAACAGGGAGGCTGACATGACCGCGTACCCCCCACCGGTGGCCAACTTCCGTCTCGTCGCCACACTTCCGCCCGTGCGTGACGCCACTTCCGTCTCCGCAGCGCCACACTTCCGGCGCCGCGCGGGGCCTGGCGCGCATGCGCAGACGGAGCTGCGGCGGGGGTTGGGCGGGAAGGGTTGTGGCGCCATGTTGTGGCGACATCTTGTGTGGAGATTACCTTAGACCCGTGCGGAGCTCGCGTCGCCCAAAGCGGGTGCGCCGCGTTCTTCCTGGTGGCCTTTTCTTATCGCCCCTCTCTCCCGTCTCTGCAGTGTGTGGTCCGGCGGCCGGCCTACAGGCCCTCTGTGTTACACCCTCATGGAGCCACTACAATGGGGCCAGGGCTCTGAGGGGCCCCCGCCATCACagggataataataataacaggcCGGGAGGAAAGGGGACAGCAGCAGCGGTGTCATGTTTTGTTTCGGTGAGGCCCCAAAATCCAGATAACTCTCTGCTAGACTCCTCGGGCACAGAGGTTCACTCCACCACAAATTGCATCTATTATTCAGTATTTAGtctatttatttaaagctttcttCCCCCGTTTTCAACCCTCTAGAGACTTGATGCTAATATCTGCTAAATTTAGCTATCATCTGAATAAAGCTTACTCAGTTATAGCCAGTGCTGGCAGTAATAAGCTGACACTGGAGAAGGAGAGGTTTATTCTCCCTCAGCCATGTCCTGCAGGGAGAAAGCGATACAAGCGGCTCTCATTGTTTCTCATAGTAATGATCTCTAAGGGGGACTGATAACAGTTAAACCTTGGTTCATTAAAAGACAGTAATTCTCTGGAAATTGTTCTCCGGCCTCTGCAGATGTCACCTCTATGCCTGTCTTTATTGTTCACTCTCTTCCGAATCCCTCCCTGGATGGATCCCGGCATCCTGTGTCAGTATGTGCCGGTGCGATGGCGCCAATACATTTTTCTGGACAGGAGCTACTCGGTGCTCATTCCTGCCTTCAGGGCTGGAGAACGTTAACCATTTACTGCTTGTTCAGCATGTCGcttctcatttaattttccttttacagtaATTTGAACCATTTTTTGATTGATTCAGAGGGACAGTCACTAGGTGTGTAACGCAGAacacttcttcattttcttgtcttctgttaGTGCTAGTGGAAGATAGAACTTGGTCAGCTCTTAGTTCTCTGCCAGGTTTGTCCCTCCAGTTGTGTGAAAGTTAATGAAGTTACGAGGAGGTTATTGtagttttgcaaagcagaaactgaacaAGCAATGAGTCAATAGCCTATTGCTGAAATTGAAGAGAGCACTAGAGAGCATTCTAGTCAGCAGAAGATTTGTTATTACTTGTATACTCACATTATCTTTATCTTGGTCAGAGTGAGATAAATGATAGCTGCCAGTGATCTTACCATGGggaaagcatttccaaaaatacCTCATCAGTCAAACGCTCTCTTTTAGCTCCTAAAATACAATTTACAGGTTCTTTGTAAGCTGTTCATGGTTACATATTGCATAGTATATTCAAGATAGCTTATTGTACTGGTTAAACACTACATTTGCATCATTTAACTTTATTAGGTTCACCTAATAAGTTGTTACACATGCTTAGCGTCAAAACGGTGTAACCTCATAAATATCTTATGAAGGCATGTGATGCAAAAACAACTTCGTTACCAACACTGCAAAACATGTTTAACAAATTAGTGTGGTACAAGCTGCACTGATTTATTATCCTGTTGATGGAAACCATATGCCCTTTTCTACCTCAAAAGTAAACCATTACCAATACTatcctatttctatttttattgcgCCAATTAATAAAGTTCTCAATTATGTAGGTCTCTCAGAAAATCTGACTCCCTTCTTATTAAATACCTTCAGTAGCAAGAAACCATAATACAGGCAacacctcttttgaccagcaAGGTTGAGTGCAGACTTGCTGTGATTTTAGTCAGCAATTGCctgcagaataaaatttaaCGAGTGCACAGGGGTCACTTCGTTGAAGAAGGAAGGCAAGGCACTTTAACTGTATTCACAGTCTCCTGCCTCAGAGTCTGGTCAGGCTCTTGGAGCTAGTTAGTGCACCAAGAAATTAAATGGATGCACGCTTCGTGGCATGACGTGTTCCCCAGGTTTGGATATGTTGCCAAAGATCACGGTCCAACATGGGCCATggattttttaacattttgtgaAATCATGTACCTATTATTAATACATTATatttcttcagctccttttaAGAGGATCTGGCAGCTTTTCttgggtgtcgtggtttaaccccagccagcagctaagcagcatgcagccactccctcactccccccatgctcccagtgggatggggaggagaattggggaaaaaaggtaaaactcgtgggttgagataagaacagtttaataactaaagtaaaatataatactaacaacaataataatgaaatataataataataattgtaatgaaaaggaatataacaaaaaaaagaagaggggggaaaaaaaaggaagaaaaaccagtgatgcacaatgcagttgctcaccacccactgaccaatgcccaagcagcgatccgcccctcctggccaactcccccccctgtttatatactgggcatgatgttctgtggtatggaatatccctttggtcagctgccctggctatgctccctcccagcttcttgcacacctgcttgctggcagaacatgggaaactgaaaagtccttggcttaagataagcactacttagcaacaactaaaacatcagagtgttatcaacattattctcacactaaatccaaaacacagcactgtaccagctactaagaagagaattaactctatcccagctgaaaccaggacattggGGCAGATTAATGTTTCTCCTAACTGCATTCTCCTAACTTCAGCTGTGCTTGGTCTTGGCAGACATGGTGATAATAGCATCTGTCATGTCTCTGTCCGGGTGACTTTGGTACAACTAATACCTGCTGCACTCCTGCAGACACAGGTGCAGAGTCTTCGCTTTAGTAGAGAATTATGCTTATATCATTTCCCTGCAGTGCTAAACACGATCAGTTTATTGACTTACATTAGGAATGTATGATCATCTCTTGATATGAACTGAGTTTTGCCTGTGTATTGTATGTTCCTTTAAACCTGTATATATGTAGAATTTAGGCATTTGGATCACATCCTCTCCTCTCCTAAATGTCATAAACTGTAAAATCTCCTCTGTTGACCTTAAATTAAGTCGACTAACCTGTCTTTGATAAATCTGCTTTATGCTGAGCACAGCAtataaaatgctgtatttctctttgcagGAGCTTCCGTGACTTTATCACTCTCACAGTGAGGATATGTTCCTTATTTCATCCTGATATGTATGTTTAACTATCACTTGCTTTTACCTGAATCACTGTTGAAAGCAGTTGAGCAGACTCTACAAATAGCTTATTCCATACTAGTATGCactattaaaaatttaatgttAGGAGACTTTGTGTCTatgtcagtaaaaaaaaaatcagtatttcattgTACTGTTTTAAGGCCTCTGctcaaattaaaatttcacCCAAGAAAACTTCATCGCTTTGTAATCCCTCAAAAATCAGTGCAGTTACCTCTTTGAAGCGCTTTGGCGACAGAATGAATGTCAAATGGTGTTCATTTAAATGTATAACATCCAAATAAATTGCTGTCTTAGAGTCTGAATAATCTAACTTTGGATGGCAAAACCCACAGGCACTGCATTTCAGATTgagaatgtttttgtttctgagaGTTAAGCTATCTTTGAAAGCTTTCTGACGCTAATGTTCATGTTTTATAGCTTTCTTTAAATCTCATGCCTCAGTGGGTACCCATGAGCTAGCTGGCTTTTCAGTTACAAATTACCCAGCATACAGATCAGTTTAAGTTTTAAGTAACTTCCATATATGAATATTATCAGTTCACTTTCTGCTTTCGTTCTTATGGCattgaaaaatggaatttttccctgtttgaaTATGTTGATAAAGTTTCTGGTTCATCTTGGAGTGACTATTCTTCTCCCTGTTATTCTAGGCTTTGGAAGATGTCTGAGATTATTGTACGTTTGGCCTGTTCCACCTTATTATTCTGTACTACATGCTAACAAAGACTTTATTGATATTCATAGTTAATCATATTGCTGTCTGTGGCAGTTCATAATAGCTGTTTGTTTGCTCTTTATGTTCCAGCTTCTGGATTCAGGGGTTATGTAGGAGTCTCAGTCTGAAGGAATATTGTGAAGAATGGTAGAATACAGAAGCTGAGGGCAGCATTAGAAGTAAAATACAACAATCGTAAGCATTTATTTAGTTtagggcttttttaaaaacgGTCTTACGATTTTGGGAAATGGGATCTTGATGTTTGAATACTTGGTGTTGTCCACACTGCCAcatatatctgtattttctcttccaaaatgaATCAGACCGATTTTCAAGCTGATTTGTAACAGATTTTCACTTCTGCATGTTTCTTCATGTGTGGATTATGGAACGTACTTTGCTTTAGACAGCTGTCCAGTTTCACCACATTccatattctgtattttctcttgaaCAGCAGTACTCAAAGCTGCTGTCATTAATATTTAGCTGTGTTTGCCAGCTTGAAGCAGTTTGTGTTACGGTCACTGTTCCTACAAAGAACCATGGATCACTGCCTGCCCTGTACCTCAGGTACATAAGAACCTTTGTCCTTTAACTGTGTGACATGCCTTTGAAAAGCGATTTGACTTTCTGGCCTACTGAATTTGAACAA
Above is a genomic segment from Gymnogyps californianus isolate 813 chromosome 1, ASM1813914v2, whole genome shotgun sequence containing:
- the RPS19BP1 gene encoding active regulator of SIRT1, with amino-acid sequence MSASLLRRGLELLEAPGRGKAPPGLQRGRDGPRAAGAARRRKRAPEPGRNKATVKGRVVKSAIEEYHKKKAVNHLRANLQYMLKGRFVANKAITEQVLAQNRGRKSKDQPPKKAAKKQPEGTVFTEEDFRKFEREYFGRP